A part of Kitasatospora acidiphila genomic DNA contains:
- a CDS encoding C1 family peptidase, translated as MDRSLTPDQLDFFEKEFAARPVNRLMQNAVTQTPVDDVALDRRILTGIDRSVSHHLDAWRATNQKQSGRCWMFAGLNLLRVGAARKLGVKDFEFSQNYLLWWDKFERANHFLEAVVETSDRDVDDRTVAHLLESPIGDGGQWNMFVALVAKHGLVPKSAMPETDSSSATRAMNRALKTLLRQGARDLRELAPDGVGAQRGRKREVLGAVHRVLSIHLGTPPRRFLWQWRDEKKEFHRDGWLTPAEFAASYVRLPLDDYVCLVHDPRESSPVGRTFTVEYLGNVVDAPPVVYLNVPMELLKRLAMDAIVGGEPVWFGCDVKKMMRADVGVWDAELFDYAAVYDTEFTMDKAARLLHHDTRMTHAMLFTGVDVVDGSPRRWRVENSWGEERADKGFWTMNDSWFGEHVFEIAVRRSALPPELAAALDRPPIVLPAWDPMGALAE; from the coding sequence TGATGCAGAACGCGGTCACCCAGACGCCGGTGGACGATGTCGCCCTGGACCGGCGGATCCTCACCGGCATCGACCGCTCGGTCTCCCACCACCTGGACGCCTGGAGGGCCACCAACCAGAAGCAGAGCGGGCGTTGCTGGATGTTCGCCGGGCTCAACCTGCTCCGGGTCGGCGCCGCGCGGAAGTTGGGTGTGAAGGACTTCGAGTTCTCCCAGAACTACCTGCTGTGGTGGGACAAGTTCGAGCGGGCGAACCACTTCCTCGAAGCGGTCGTCGAGACCTCGGACCGGGATGTGGACGACCGCACGGTGGCGCACCTGCTGGAGAGCCCGATCGGTGACGGCGGGCAGTGGAACATGTTCGTGGCGCTGGTCGCCAAGCACGGCCTGGTGCCCAAGTCGGCCATGCCGGAGACCGACAGCTCCTCCGCGACCCGGGCGATGAACCGGGCCCTGAAGACCCTGCTCCGCCAAGGCGCCCGCGATCTGCGCGAGTTGGCCCCCGACGGGGTCGGGGCGCAGCGGGGGCGCAAGCGCGAGGTGCTCGGCGCCGTCCACCGGGTGCTCAGCATCCACCTCGGCACGCCGCCGCGGCGGTTCCTGTGGCAGTGGCGGGACGAGAAAAAGGAGTTCCACCGCGACGGCTGGCTCACCCCCGCGGAGTTCGCCGCCTCGTATGTGCGGCTCCCGCTGGACGACTACGTCTGCCTGGTGCACGATCCGCGGGAGTCCAGCCCGGTCGGCCGCACCTTCACCGTCGAGTACCTGGGCAACGTCGTGGACGCACCGCCGGTGGTCTATCTCAATGTGCCGATGGAGCTGCTGAAGCGGCTGGCGATGGACGCGATCGTGGGTGGCGAGCCGGTGTGGTTCGGCTGCGACGTGAAGAAGATGATGCGCGCGGACGTCGGCGTCTGGGACGCCGAGCTCTTCGACTACGCGGCCGTCTACGACACCGAGTTCACCATGGACAAGGCCGCCCGGCTGCTGCACCACGACACGCGGATGACCCACGCGATGCTGTTCACCGGCGTGGACGTGGTGGACGGCAGTCCGCGCCGCTGGCGGGTGGAGAACAGCTGGGGCGAGGAGCGGGCCGACAAGGGCTTCTGGACCATGAACGACTCATGGTTCGGTGAGCACGTCTTCGAGATCGCGGTCCGGCGCTCCGCGCTGCCACCGGAGTTGGCTGCCGCCCTCGACCGACCGCCGATCGTCCTCCCCGCCTGGGACCCGATGGGCGCCCTCGCCGAGTGA
- a CDS encoding cupin domain-containing protein, with amino-acid sequence MTDLAMIKPGGGEWLHAPAGSYLVHLSGAQTGGALAVVEYSFPAGAVGAAPHIHHGHAEHFHILEGEVTFDLPDGVSTLGAGGTVSVPIGMAHGFRNTSSAVARCLFLLTPAGYEDYFRDVHRALEAGEPLDPERLAALRAKYATETL; translated from the coding sequence ATGACTGACCTGGCGATGATCAAGCCTGGTGGCGGGGAATGGCTGCACGCGCCGGCCGGGTCGTATCTGGTCCACCTGTCGGGGGCGCAGACCGGTGGTGCGCTGGCCGTTGTGGAGTACAGCTTTCCGGCCGGGGCGGTCGGGGCCGCGCCGCACATCCACCACGGCCATGCCGAGCACTTCCACATCCTCGAAGGCGAGGTGACCTTCGACCTGCCCGACGGCGTGAGCACGCTCGGCGCGGGCGGGACGGTGTCCGTGCCGATCGGCATGGCTCACGGTTTCCGCAACACCTCGTCCGCCGTGGCCCGTTGCCTGTTCCTGCTGACGCCGGCCGGGTACGAGGACTACTTCCGCGACGTCCACCGCGCCCTGGAGGCCGGCGAGCCGCTCGACCCCGAACGGCTCGCCGCGCTGCGCGCCAAGTACGCGACCGAGACGTTGTAG
- a CDS encoding alpha/beta fold hydrolase: MVDQRSDPVASPPAAPLAVVLPDAHDTREGHSPVTAHGCWYPSADPTGGQVAFICNRGGVPQLWTGSADGDDVHLLDTGLDPVIEASWSPDGRWIAYTTAPGGGEHTRVLCVRPDGGDRRILAGALAGSTAYLGRWTRDGSAIAITTTDPLVGLPVTELGAGAPSGPYQEVPPSEWTSRDGPAVLLGGGGEVGIPLPGTGPPGAPVSTVLRPPTPAPYEPSPEPHLTGGGLAAYLTDPAGVRPPELLATEPAGATLRVCDTTPDGRLVLLLRGPRGGREAVVLRTDSGETACTVPVADGDPWIGRFSPDGRMLYLRSDADREFAALVAVELGPDGAGRRRRVIAQRDGVDLELLSVRDDGRSAVLAWNVRGRTELEVLALPVPARHRVGDGVGAQVDGGHAPPELAPRSLPLTHEVVTRISPAGPRGLALAVSGSVRRPGIWHGADGGSPVRTPWSSRDEDAVAPGRPPERPEHLRLQARDGLELGGWYYRAPGRDPDYHAPCVVHLHGGPEQQERPVFDPLYHELLGHGLDVFAPDVRGSLGAGRSFVNADLGAGRFAAIDDVADCAAHVVTLGLADPRRLAVMGHSYGGYLTLASLVWHPELFRTGVSVCGMSDFLTFFAGTEPWIARSAAMKYGHPERDRDLLHTLSPMSRIDELRVPLLAVHGEHDTNVPLGESEQMVRAARQRGFPAELLVLPNEGHEFRNTRSRVLFRRTAAAWIERHLAA; this comes from the coding sequence GTGGTGGACCAGCGTTCCGACCCCGTGGCCTCGCCGCCGGCGGCCCCCCTGGCCGTGGTCCTCCCGGACGCCCACGACACCCGGGAGGGCCACAGCCCGGTCACCGCCCACGGCTGCTGGTACCCGTCGGCGGACCCCACCGGGGGTCAGGTGGCCTTCATCTGCAACCGCGGCGGCGTACCGCAGTTGTGGACCGGATCGGCCGACGGCGACGACGTGCACCTCCTGGACACCGGGCTCGACCCGGTGATCGAGGCCTCCTGGTCCCCGGACGGCCGCTGGATCGCCTACACCACCGCCCCCGGCGGGGGCGAGCACACCCGCGTGCTCTGCGTCCGGCCGGACGGCGGGGACCGCCGGATCCTGGCCGGCGCATTGGCGGGCAGCACCGCCTACCTCGGCCGCTGGACCCGCGACGGTTCGGCCATCGCCATCACCACCACCGATCCGCTGGTCGGTCTGCCCGTCACCGAGCTCGGCGCCGGTGCGCCTTCCGGGCCGTACCAGGAAGTGCCCCCGAGTGAGTGGACCAGCCGCGACGGGCCCGCCGTGCTGCTCGGCGGCGGGGGAGAGGTCGGGATACCGCTCCCGGGCACCGGTCCGCCGGGGGCACCGGTGTCGACCGTGCTGCGCCCGCCGACGCCGGCCCCTTACGAACCCTCCCCCGAGCCGCACCTCACGGGCGGTGGCCTGGCCGCCTACCTGACCGATCCGGCCGGCGTGCGGCCCCCCGAACTCCTCGCCACCGAACCGGCGGGCGCCACCCTGCGGGTGTGCGACACCACCCCGGACGGCCGGCTCGTCCTGCTGCTGCGCGGGCCGCGCGGCGGGCGTGAGGCCGTGGTGCTGCGGACCGACAGCGGCGAGACGGCCTGCACGGTGCCGGTGGCCGACGGCGATCCCTGGATCGGCCGGTTCTCGCCTGACGGCCGGATGCTGTACTTGCGCAGCGACGCCGACCGCGAGTTCGCGGCCCTGGTCGCCGTCGAGCTCGGCCCGGACGGCGCCGGACGGCGTCGCCGGGTGATCGCCCAACGAGACGGCGTCGACCTGGAGTTGCTGTCCGTCCGGGACGACGGCCGCAGCGCCGTCCTGGCGTGGAACGTGCGCGGCCGCACCGAGTTGGAGGTTCTCGCCCTGCCCGTCCCGGCCCGCCACCGGGTCGGCGACGGCGTCGGGGCCCAGGTGGACGGCGGACACGCACCGCCCGAACTCGCCCCGCGTTCACTGCCCTTGACACACGAGGTGGTGACCCGGATCAGCCCGGCGGGACCGCGCGGCTTGGCGCTGGCCGTCTCCGGTTCCGTCCGCCGGCCCGGCATCTGGCACGGGGCCGACGGCGGGTCACCCGTCCGTACGCCGTGGTCCTCGCGTGACGAGGACGCCGTCGCACCCGGGCGCCCGCCGGAGCGGCCCGAGCACCTGCGCCTGCAGGCCCGCGACGGGCTGGAGTTGGGCGGCTGGTACTACCGCGCCCCCGGCCGCGACCCTGACTACCACGCTCCGTGCGTCGTCCATCTGCACGGCGGGCCCGAGCAGCAGGAGCGGCCCGTCTTCGATCCGCTCTACCACGAGCTGCTCGGCCACGGTCTGGACGTCTTCGCGCCCGACGTACGCGGCTCGCTGGGCGCGGGCCGCTCCTTCGTCAACGCCGACCTCGGAGCCGGGCGGTTCGCGGCGATCGACGACGTCGCGGACTGCGCGGCGCACGTGGTCACCCTCGGACTCGCCGACCCCAGGCGGCTGGCCGTGATGGGCCACTCCTACGGCGGCTACCTGACGCTGGCCTCGCTGGTCTGGCATCCGGAGCTGTTCCGCACCGGGGTCTCGGTGTGCGGCATGTCCGACTTCCTGACGTTCTTCGCCGGCACCGAGCCGTGGATCGCGCGATCGGCCGCCATGAAGTATGGCCATCCCGAACGCGACCGGGACTTGCTGCACACGCTCTCTCCCATGAGCCGGATCGACGAACTCCGGGTACCGCTGCTGGCCGTCCACGGTGAGCACGACACCAATGTGCCGCTGGGCGAGTCCGAGCAGATGGTCCGGGCGGCCCGCCAGCGGGGATTCCCCGCCGAACTGCTGGTCCTGCCCAACGAGGGCCACGAGTTCAGGAACACCCGCAGCCGGGTCCTGTTCCGCCGTACCGCGGCCGCCTGGATCGAACGCCACCTGGCCGCCTGA
- a CDS encoding N-acetylglutaminylglutamine amidotransferase, with amino-acid sequence MCGLTGEIRFDGGRPDLAAVERMTDRLAARGPDGRGLWSQGAVAFGHRRLKIIDLSERGAQPMTDAESGLTVAFNGCVYNYRELRQELEGLGHRFFSTSDTEVLLRAYRQWGTACVERLFGMFAFAVAELDTGRLVLGRDRLGIKPLYLARRADRLRFASSLPALLAGGGVDTSIDPAALHQYLTLHGTVAAPRTVLTGVRKLPPATVRVVQPDGGQHDECYWQPSYSRRPEHAGMDAADWSDAVLDALRTAVRRRTVADVPVGVLLSGGLDSSLIVALLAEAGQDDQATFSVGFEAERGEQGDEFMYSDLVAREFATDHHQIMVPSDRVRGALDRAVAAMSEPMVSHDVVAFHLLSEQVSKHVTVVQSGQGADEIFAGYRWHPDLAAVSREREPETFAKVFFDRSHAELARILQPELLADHDASSELVRAHMAPAGAETALDAAIRLDTHVLMVDDPVKRVDNMTMDWGLEARVPFLDHELVELAAACPPQLKLAQGGKGVLKDAARKLLPHEVIDRPKGYFPVPAIRRMAPPVLARIQQALAAPEARSRGIFREAYLAELLAAPDTHRTARGANALWQVALLEMWLQSHGIG; translated from the coding sequence ATGTGCGGGCTGACCGGAGAGATCCGCTTCGACGGCGGGCGCCCCGACCTGGCCGCCGTGGAGCGCATGACCGACCGGCTGGCGGCTCGCGGGCCGGACGGCCGGGGGTTGTGGTCACAGGGCGCCGTGGCGTTCGGCCACCGGCGACTGAAGATCATCGACCTGTCGGAGCGCGGCGCCCAGCCGATGACCGACGCCGAGAGCGGCCTCACCGTCGCCTTCAACGGCTGCGTCTACAACTACCGGGAGCTGAGGCAGGAGTTGGAGGGCCTGGGCCACCGCTTCTTCTCGACCTCCGACACCGAGGTGCTGCTCAGGGCCTACCGGCAGTGGGGCACGGCTTGCGTGGAGCGACTGTTCGGCATGTTCGCCTTCGCCGTGGCCGAGTTGGACACCGGTCGGCTGGTGCTCGGCCGCGACCGGCTCGGCATCAAACCCCTCTACCTGGCACGGCGGGCGGACCGGCTGCGCTTCGCCTCCTCACTGCCCGCCCTGCTCGCGGGCGGTGGGGTGGACACCTCCATCGACCCGGCCGCGCTGCACCAGTACCTGACCCTGCACGGCACCGTCGCGGCCCCGCGCACCGTGCTCACCGGCGTCCGCAAGCTGCCGCCCGCCACCGTGCGGGTCGTGCAGCCGGACGGCGGCCAGCACGACGAGTGCTACTGGCAGCCGTCCTACAGCCGCCGGCCGGAGCACGCGGGCATGGACGCCGCCGACTGGAGCGACGCCGTGCTCGACGCCCTGCGCACCGCCGTCCGCCGCCGCACGGTGGCAGACGTACCGGTCGGGGTGCTGCTCTCCGGCGGCCTGGACTCCAGCCTGATCGTGGCGCTGCTCGCCGAAGCGGGCCAGGACGACCAGGCCACCTTCAGCGTGGGGTTCGAGGCGGAACGCGGCGAGCAGGGCGACGAGTTCATGTATTCGGACCTGGTGGCCCGGGAGTTCGCCACCGACCACCATCAGATCATGGTCCCTTCGGACCGGGTCCGGGGCGCCCTTGACCGGGCGGTGGCGGCCATGAGCGAGCCGATGGTCAGCCACGACGTGGTCGCCTTCCACCTGCTGTCAGAACAGGTCTCCAAGCACGTCACCGTCGTGCAGAGCGGGCAGGGCGCCGACGAGATCTTCGCCGGATACCGCTGGCACCCCGACCTGGCGGCGGTGTCGCGCGAGCGGGAGCCCGAGACGTTCGCCAAGGTGTTCTTCGACCGATCGCACGCCGAACTCGCCCGGATCCTCCAGCCGGAGCTGCTGGCCGACCACGACGCCTCCAGCGAACTGGTCCGCGCACACATGGCGCCCGCGGGAGCCGAGACCGCCCTCGACGCCGCCATCCGGCTTGACACCCACGTGCTGATGGTCGACGACCCGGTCAAGCGGGTGGACAACATGACCATGGACTGGGGGCTGGAGGCACGCGTCCCGTTCCTGGACCACGAACTGGTCGAGCTGGCCGCCGCCTGCCCGCCGCAGCTCAAGCTCGCGCAGGGCGGCAAGGGGGTCCTCAAGGACGCCGCCCGCAAGTTGCTGCCGCACGAGGTGATCGACCGGCCCAAGGGCTACTTCCCGGTACCGGCGATCCGCCGGATGGCCCCGCCGGTGCTCGCCCGGATCCAGCAGGCCCTGGCGGCCCCCGAGGCCCGGTCCCGGGGGATCTTCCGGGAGGCCTACCTGGCCGAGTTGCTGGCCGCCCCGGACACCCATCGCACGGCGCGCGGGGCGAACGCCCTGTGGCAGGTGGCCCTGCTGGAGATGTGGCTGCAGTCCCACGGGATCGGTTGA
- a CDS encoding carboxylate-amine ligase, whose product MTVPMGVEEEFHIVDVETRMLVARAREVLDRLPDRGFTTEFLQSVVESNSGVHASLDALRTDLVRSRRALDDAAAPLGLAVVAAGTAPLGRMGAVDVTPQPRYQHMADEYRAVADEQLICGAQFHVDVPDRDTAVRAMCVVSPWLPTLLALSASSPFWLGADTGYASWRTMLWQRWPTSGPVGCFGSAAAYDAAVTGLIRSGVISDVGMVYYDIRPSAHQPTLELRVCDACPRVETVVLLAGLFRALVADACEVVRRSDGCRHHSRQPWLRAMTWRAARSGLDGRLIDPATGQARPAGAVVRSLLARLRPTLEEFGDWETVSGLAEEALGLGDVAQRLRRVAADGGMTSAVDFLVTRTRAHPVATGPRARIDRRGLSARCRQNQAARLAAHRSGALPRRATRATAADRQPFAAGCDPMTATVLRPAPRRRSNGR is encoded by the coding sequence ATGACCGTGCCGATGGGAGTCGAGGAGGAGTTCCACATCGTCGATGTGGAGACCCGGATGCTGGTGGCGCGCGCCCGTGAGGTGCTGGACCGCTTACCGGACCGCGGCTTCACCACCGAGTTCCTGCAGTCGGTCGTCGAGTCCAACAGCGGTGTGCACGCCTCGCTGGACGCTCTCCGGACCGACCTGGTCAGGTCCCGGCGGGCCCTGGACGACGCGGCCGCCCCGCTGGGGCTGGCGGTGGTCGCGGCCGGGACCGCGCCGCTGGGCCGGATGGGGGCGGTGGACGTCACCCCGCAGCCCCGGTACCAGCACATGGCCGACGAGTACCGCGCGGTGGCCGACGAGCAGCTGATCTGCGGCGCGCAGTTCCATGTGGACGTGCCCGACCGCGACACGGCCGTCCGCGCGATGTGCGTGGTCTCGCCCTGGTTGCCGACCCTGCTGGCGCTGTCCGCCAGCTCGCCCTTCTGGCTCGGCGCGGACACGGGCTACGCCAGTTGGCGCACCATGCTGTGGCAGCGCTGGCCCACCTCCGGGCCGGTCGGGTGCTTCGGTTCGGCAGCGGCCTACGACGCGGCCGTGACCGGGTTGATACGTTCCGGCGTGATCAGTGACGTGGGGATGGTCTACTACGACATCCGGCCCTCCGCACACCAGCCGACGCTGGAGCTGCGGGTGTGCGACGCCTGCCCCCGGGTGGAGACGGTGGTGCTGCTCGCCGGGCTGTTCCGCGCGCTGGTGGCCGATGCCTGCGAGGTGGTGCGGCGATCCGACGGCTGCCGGCACCACTCCCGGCAGCCCTGGCTGCGCGCCATGACCTGGCGGGCCGCCCGCTCGGGGCTGGACGGTCGGCTGATCGACCCGGCCACCGGCCAGGCGAGGCCGGCCGGTGCCGTGGTCCGATCGCTGCTGGCGCGGCTGCGGCCGACCCTGGAGGAGTTCGGCGACTGGGAGACCGTTTCGGGGCTGGCCGAGGAGGCGCTGGGGCTGGGCGACGTCGCTCAGCGGCTGCGGCGCGTCGCCGCCGACGGCGGCATGACGTCGGCCGTCGACTTCCTGGTCACCCGGACCCGGGCGCACCCCGTGGCAACCGGCCCCCGCGCGCGGATCGACCGCAGAGGCCTGTCCGCCCGCTGCCGGCAGAACCAGGCCGCGCGGCTCGCGGCCCATCGGTCGGGCGCCCTGCCGCGCCGGGCGACCCGGGCGACGGCCGCGGACCGCCAGCCGTTCGCAGCCGGCTGCGACCCGATGACCGCCACCGTCCTGCGGCCGGCCCCGCGCCGCCGCTCGAACGGGAGGTGA
- a CDS encoding muconolactone Delta-isomerase family protein, with translation MEYLVTMTTRVPDGTSEQAVEEIRAREAARARELAAQGHLLRLWRPPLQPGEWRTLGLFAADDSGQLEDVLASMPLRVWRTDEVTPLSPHPNDPDHARS, from the coding sequence ATGGAATACCTCGTCACGATGACCACCCGCGTCCCGGACGGGACCTCGGAACAAGCCGTCGAGGAGATCCGCGCCCGCGAGGCCGCGCGGGCACGTGAACTCGCGGCGCAGGGACACCTGCTCCGCCTGTGGCGCCCTCCGCTGCAACCGGGTGAGTGGCGCACACTCGGACTCTTCGCAGCCGACGACAGCGGCCAGCTCGAGGATGTCCTGGCCTCGATGCCGCTGCGTGTGTGGCGCACCGATGAGGTCACCCCGCTGTCTCCTCACCCGAATGACCCCGACCACGCCCGCAGCTGA
- a CDS encoding SgcJ/EcaC family oxidoreductase: MNSTADDEKILRGVLDEWKAAVDAHEPERVASCFTEDAIFQGLHPYSVGRQGIADYYDSQPLGMTADYQVLETRQLADGLVLGYMSVDFSFVDRPTLAVYLSLVVEQAADRWYIRHYQVSSLG; this comes from the coding sequence ATGAACAGCACCGCAGACGACGAGAAGATCCTTCGTGGTGTCCTCGACGAGTGGAAGGCAGCCGTCGATGCGCACGAGCCCGAGCGAGTCGCCTCCTGCTTCACTGAGGACGCGATCTTCCAGGGCCTCCATCCGTACAGCGTCGGCCGGCAGGGCATTGCCGACTACTACGATTCCCAGCCGCTCGGGATGACCGCCGACTACCAGGTTCTCGAAACCAGGCAGTTGGCCGATGGCCTCGTGCTCGGCTACATGAGTGTCGATTTCTCGTTCGTCGACCGGCCGACGCTCGCGGTGTACCTGAGTCTGGTGGTCGAACAGGCGGCAGACCGCTGGTACATCCGCCACTACCAGGTATCCAGCCTCGGCTGA
- a CDS encoding GNAT family N-acetyltransferase — translation MVTLETPRLILRRWREEDVAPMAAVNADPEVMRWIRDGSVRDEQQTRSGIQAWESEWESQGFGLFAVEIRSTGELAGFTGLSVPAFLPEVLPAVEVGWRLGRSHWGQGLATEAAAAAVRFAFEERGLERIVSITQVGNDASERIMTKLGMRPVRETVNPTSGRRVRVYELSSDQYATTSR, via the coding sequence ATGGTCACGCTTGAGACTCCCCGGTTGATCCTGCGTCGCTGGCGCGAGGAAGACGTTGCGCCCATGGCTGCCGTCAATGCCGACCCTGAGGTCATGCGGTGGATCCGTGACGGCAGCGTCCGTGACGAACAGCAGACTCGCAGCGGGATCCAGGCTTGGGAGAGCGAGTGGGAGTCACAGGGCTTCGGCCTGTTCGCCGTGGAGATCCGGTCCACCGGCGAGCTGGCCGGGTTCACCGGCCTTTCGGTGCCCGCATTCCTGCCGGAGGTACTGCCGGCGGTTGAGGTCGGCTGGCGGCTGGGGCGTTCCCACTGGGGGCAGGGTTTGGCCACCGAGGCCGCTGCGGCCGCTGTACGGTTCGCGTTCGAGGAGCGAGGGCTGGAGCGGATCGTCAGCATCACTCAGGTGGGCAACGACGCCTCCGAACGGATCATGACCAAACTGGGGATGCGTCCGGTCCGTGAGACCGTCAATCCCACCAGCGGTCGGCGAGTACGGGTGTACGAGTTGTCGTCGGACCAGTACGCCACAACCTCTCGTTGA
- a CDS encoding FAD-binding oxidoreductase, protein MLNRRAALRTGVFGAIGAGAVAPQVPTGAGAVPESAEHVSPRDWERLAGALSPASTLYRPCGSVYPSLALPFNHRYDAVQPAGIVACATTGDLREAIRWARSVGLPAVPRSGLGHNYAGYSTTTGLLLNMARMRSITTTPQPGRARSRVYGPMKVVHDAGTVTVGAGVTNGDLHPLLEDRGIFVPTGRCPTVGVAGLVLGGGIGFSDKMFGLTCDRLSATTVVLADGQVVEAGEDSHPDLFWACRGGAGNNFGVNTSFTFRYEQFEGTVGIYRFRWSLDSVLPAIGAAQQIAQDTVEDKRFHLRVGIGTRGQTRPQIQQNANVNAIGQYYGTVEELRAVLAPLLDIGTAEERARNRASIRAVTPGEASVLLSATTPVERFAAKSAILDSRTLLTDRQVSAAAERLLDWPGSGNEDGAGFAMFALGGEINRVPPAATAFVHRNGLFVFAAETSWADYDPFSVADANLHWLQEFYDDIFRGRPPQHSYQNFPDPTLKEWQRAYYGTNYDRLVRVKRTYDPTGFFGYPQAIGS, encoded by the coding sequence GTGCTCAACAGGCGAGCCGCGCTGCGCACGGGCGTGTTCGGTGCCATCGGAGCGGGGGCGGTGGCCCCGCAGGTGCCGACGGGCGCGGGCGCGGTACCCGAGTCAGCGGAGCACGTCAGTCCTCGAGACTGGGAGCGGCTGGCCGGCGCGCTGTCCCCGGCTTCCACGCTCTACCGGCCGTGCGGCTCCGTCTACCCGTCGCTGGCCCTCCCGTTCAACCACCGGTATGACGCGGTCCAGCCGGCCGGGATCGTCGCCTGCGCCACCACCGGGGACCTTCGCGAGGCGATCCGCTGGGCCCGCTCGGTGGGGCTGCCCGCCGTGCCCCGCTCCGGGCTGGGGCACAACTACGCCGGGTACTCCACCACCACCGGCCTGCTGCTGAACATGGCCCGGATGAGGAGCATCACCACCACACCGCAGCCGGGCCGCGCCCGCTCCCGGGTGTACGGGCCCATGAAGGTCGTGCACGACGCCGGCACCGTCACCGTCGGTGCCGGAGTCACCAACGGCGACCTGCATCCCCTGCTGGAGGACCGCGGCATCTTCGTGCCCACCGGTCGCTGCCCCACCGTCGGGGTCGCCGGACTGGTGCTGGGCGGCGGTATCGGCTTCAGCGACAAGATGTTCGGCCTGACCTGCGACCGGCTCAGCGCCACGACCGTCGTGCTCGCCGACGGACAGGTGGTGGAGGCCGGCGAGGACTCGCACCCCGACCTGTTCTGGGCCTGCCGGGGCGGCGCGGGCAACAACTTCGGTGTCAACACGTCATTTACCTTCCGGTACGAGCAGTTCGAGGGCACCGTCGGCATCTACCGGTTCCGCTGGAGCCTGGACTCCGTCCTGCCGGCGATCGGCGCCGCGCAGCAGATCGCCCAGGACACCGTGGAGGACAAGCGGTTCCATCTGCGCGTCGGCATCGGGACTCGCGGACAGACCAGGCCGCAGATCCAGCAGAACGCCAACGTCAACGCCATCGGCCAGTACTACGGCACCGTCGAGGAACTGCGTGCCGTCCTCGCCCCGCTGCTGGACATCGGCACCGCCGAGGAGCGCGCCCGCAACCGCGCGTCGATCCGAGCCGTCACACCCGGCGAGGCGAGCGTGCTGCTGAGCGCTACCACGCCGGTGGAACGGTTCGCCGCCAAGTCGGCGATCCTGGACTCCCGCACACTCCTGACCGACCGGCAGGTCAGCGCGGCAGCCGAGCGCCTGCTGGACTGGCCGGGCAGCGGCAACGAGGACGGAGCCGGGTTCGCGATGTTCGCCCTCGGCGGCGAGATCAACCGGGTACCGCCGGCTGCGACCGCATTCGTGCACCGCAACGGCCTGTTCGTCTTCGCCGCCGAGACCTCCTGGGCAGACTACGACCCCTTCAGCGTCGCCGACGCCAACCTGCACTGGCTCCAGGAGTTCTACGACGACATCTTCCGTGGCAGACCACCGCAGCACTCGTATCAGAACTTTCCCGACCCGACGCTCAAGGAATGGCAGCGGGCCTACTACGGCACGAACTACGACCGCCTGGTCCGCGTGAAGCGGACCTACGACCCGACCGGCTTCTTCGGCTACCCGCAGGCGATCGGCAGCTGA